The genome window ttcttcctgtgccaAATTTACTCTGTATTGTCTACGTGTTTTATTTCGTTGTTAATTCAGGAAGGGAGAATTTCTTTAGCTACAAAACCCTACATCAATGTATGTGCCAGGCACTTCTGCAGttatcttttaagaaaaagccTTGCTGAGAGGCACTGTGGAAAGACTGGATGTCACCTCCTAACCTAACTCTCATAAATCTTACTTCCTTCTTGTAACAGTGTTGATGACTCTGTAATATTCCCAAAAAAACCTTGTTTAAAGACGTTGCAAACTAGGAAGGCAGAGTTGTAGCTAGATAGGTCACTTAAATGCTCTTGTATGTTTTTTAGGTCAAATTGAGATAGAAAGAGCTTGTGACTTACTTTTCAAGAAAGCAGAATCTATTGATTACCGGTATGAAGTACATGATCGGTCTGTTGAAGGCCTGCTTATCTTACCATTGTATGGGTCAATGTCAACAGGTAAGAGCAGATAATGTCATATGGAGCTTAATTCACATTGCAACATGCAGGAGTTGTTATAAGCAGTATCCtaatcaaatatttctgttgtgaTTGGGGAAAAATGGCATTCATTAACCCATTTATTACAATACTGTAGCACTattctgttggggtttttctgtggTGTTCATAAACTAATCAAACTTCAGCCTTCTCTGTCACAGAAACCTTCAGTTAATATTCATATCCACTGGAAATGGCTACACAGGGCATCAAGATCTCCAGCTTAGGAAGGGGACATTCTGTAACTGAAAGTTCAGATGTCTCATTTAGGCcctcacattttattttatatggaaAAGATAGTGCCAGTAGGTTTTTGGTGATGAGAGTAGACCTGTAAGGGAAGATAGAAGTAATACAGTGTTACACAATATAGAAAAGTACAGGTTATCAGAATGAGTCAGGCTGTTTTATTTGGCAGCAGTACCACAGTTAGTTTCGAAGAGTTAAAAACAAAGGCCCTTTGACCTTTACTGAATACAGACACTGTCTTTTCAGATGAACTTGAGTGTGATGTGTGAATGCGTGGGTGCGGTATGTAGAATGCCAAGAGGCTGAATAAGTGTTCAGAAGAGCAGGACAGCAATTTCCATCTGGAAGTGCTGCTGAGAGGAAAGATCTGGTAATGATCTACAGAGAGGGAGTACAATTTTTACCCTattgaaagaacaaaatgaaaagttgcATAAAAGAAAGGTATAGCTTCTTCCTTACTCCATGATATATGTTAGGTTCCAgactgagaatttttttttcttttgtggcagttggtattttcttttgtggcCGTggtatttgaatatttttaaatacacaagAGAGGATTTTCCTTAGAGagattttgatatttttcaagTATAATAAGAGAGAGAATTTTAGGAAAGAGTTGAATTTCCACCTCCCTTTTTTGTTCCTTGGAAAGCCAAACAAATTAATGGAAACTGCACATGCTGCTTTGTTACATGCTGAAAGAAGATTTGCTGGAAACATGGAGGGATTTAACTGAATCTTTTCATATTCACCTTCACTTGCTCTGACTGTTAAAACCTTTCAGATCCTTCATGAAGATTCTATTAAGACCAGACATGTTGTTTGTGTTTCCTAGCTCTGAGTTAGGAAGCATCCAGGAGAGTTTGCCTTTCTTCATCTCAAAATCTTCTTGCCTATGTAAGCAATAAAGCAGATACTCTCTGATTTCTGACATAGGCTATATTTTAGAATGTTGTGATTCACTTTATAATTTCATTCAAATGACTTTCACTAAGCATTTGAGTAAGTTTGCACAGTGTTAGAGATGTGGTTTGTATTGTAACAGATTATTTGACTGACTACCTGTAATTTTAGATCaacagaaaagcatatttttgcCGGCTCCAAGGGGCATTAGAAAATGTGTGGTATCCACAAACATTGCTGCAACGTCTCTGACGATCGAAGGAGTCAGGtattgtttcctttccttcataAAAGCTGTAACAGAGGGAATAATTCAGAAAGTTCTACTAGATTTGGAAAAAGGTATCTGACTTCCGTCTGCTCTTATACCTGCCCAATAACTAAGTGAtgtctttttttggtgtgtggtgattttaaaaaaacccacaaaaccaaacaacaacctAAAAACCAAACTAACCCTTGATACTATTATATAGTGTTACAGATGACTAATATTGTTGGACCCTAATTTGAAATCTGATCTCAGCTCCGTTACCTCCCAGCACCCAAGGGGGTTATTATCTCTAACATCCTCAGACTGAAGCGTTGCAGGGCTGTAGTCGACCACCAAAGCGCAACTACCTGTTTGCAGCAATTGTAGGGCAGACGTGTTCTTGCTCTGATCACGTGCGTGTGGCAGTTACCTGTCTGTCTACTGAGACGCCTGTTGTGTTCTTCTCTGACAGAGTATGAATCTCTTTCAGATACGTAGTAGATAGTGGGTTTGTGAAGCAGTTGAATCATAACCCCCGAGTTGGCTTGGACATACTGGAGGTGGTTCCCATTTCAAAGTAAGTTTTAAAAAGGTCATTTGCTTGGTGTTTCTGGGAGTTGCTCTGACAATACTGTGTATCagttgactttatttttttttaattaaaaaaaaagtaaggggAGGGCACCTTTGAGGCTCCagaatttaaagctttttttgttaaatagaAAGTGGTTCAGGACTTATAATTTCCTATACAGTCATTAAGAAGGAATTGACAATGCATTGTCTGTAGTCTGAACAGTAGCTCACATGTCATTTTGTGTTTGCTGAATACAACAGCCTGATTCagaggagtttaaaaaaagtcttccctTGCACAGAAATGCTTCATTCTGTTAGTTCTTGTATAGCTGGATTTCTCAGTTGATGCACAGTATAATGTATCTTCCATCTACAAGCGTAGAAATTGCTATCATTTACCATAATTACAGTGTGCTGCTTTGGATAATAACAGAAGGGATCAAGagtttggattatttttttccctgcctttctgTTTTGGCAGGAGTGAAGCAAAGCAACGAGCTGGCCGAGCTGGCAGGACATCGTCCGGAAAAAGCTATCGGCTATACAGCAGAGAATTCTGGGAGCAATGCATGCCTGATCACACAGTCCCAGAGATCAAGAGAACCAGTCTGACATCTGTGATCCTGACCTTGAAGTGCCTTTCCGTGCATGATGTCATAAGGTATCCTCCATGGAGCGGGGGGATtatcattttcttcctgagtCTCAGCAGCAAGGCAGCACAGGCACCAACAGCCTCTTGGCAGGAGACAGGATTAGGTCCCTGGCCAACTGTGACACTCCAATACAATCTGCTTGtcagcttttctgctgttctccTCAGTCTTTGATGCCAGATTGAATCTTGAGCTCAAGTTCAGTTTGAGGTTCTGCCAAAACTAACTCCTTATCTCCAAAATTAAATAGTTAATAGCATGCCTTTAAAATACTGATGCTTATATCCCAAAAGCTTCATCTCTGTGGAATTGTTCAATTTTCTGGATCATACATGCgcagaaaatacagtttgccTTTGCACGTGCCGTGCTGGGATCTGTCATCGTAATTCTTCAGCATGAGGCTGTATATGTAGTAACACACCCACATACTGAAGATGCTTATGTGCACTTTGGTCAGAAACCTGTATTGGAAGgttacaaaagtattttaataaatatgaaaactaAACCAGCTATACCGAGTCTGAACAGTGatattttttgcttcattttttactATAGATTTCCCTATTTGGACTGCCCTGAAGAAAGGCATATTTTAGAAGCTCTCAAGGAACTCTACCAGTGTGATGCTATTGACAGGTAAAAAATAAAGGGGTGTAATCACtacaagaatttaaaatctaGTGATTTAACTGGTGCTAGTGAGTTCTTCATGTGAACTAAAGGACTTCCCTCAGCAATAGAATGCATTTCCTCGTTAGACCAGGAAGTTAACTACTAGATTTTAATATACTCTTTATAAAATGAGGCTTACAGCATGGCTTAGGACTTGAGAGATACAGATTAGTGTCTGCACATTGTCCTACAGTTCCTGAGTGACCTCAGACAAATTACCTCAACTCTGTGCTGTAGTTCCTGATAGCAGATCCCAGACCATTGTGATAAAGGTGCTTAGGCACTAGCTGTGAGGTCCATCCAAGAACTCAAGACAGGAAGCAAGATCTTATCTGAAGCTTCCAGGAATtcttcttgggaaaaaaaaaatcaacaaaaacaaaccccaaaaacaaagCATCTGATACATTAAAAAGCTATCTTTGTCTGCCATGAAGCAGGCGTAAGCAATCTGGAGAAAGGTGAAACGTTCTTCTGCTGGTGACACtttccagagggaaatgctgctTTCGTGCTCTTTATCAGTATGTGGTGGCTGACATTGTGCGTGTATGTACATTTAAACATAGTTTTGCTGAATCTGGTATTTGGATCTTTTTCCTGGGATAAGGAGAGGCCACGTGACAAGACTGGGTGAATTCCTGGTGCagtttcccctccctcccaaccTGACCTGTGCTGTCataaaagctgcttctcttgACTGTGAAGATCTGCTGCTGCCCATAGCAGCCATGTTGTCTGTGGAAAATGTCTTCATTCGTCCAGGTAGGAAACCTCTGATCCTAAAGCAGCCTTGGGTAGGCAGGAAATTCTGCTTGGACAGGGACATCTTGGGCAATGGTTAGGCAGCACACGCTGCTTCACCTGGGAACCTTTTCTACAGCTTCTCTCTGTGAGGGTTTTGCTCTCAGTAATTTTCTACACCAACAGTTTGTGAGGCCACAGTATCTTACAGATGGTTCTCAAGGTTATAAAGTGGGAACTGATTCTGGGAGCACAAGCCTTTACTTGAGAGTAAGGATACTCCTGCTGGGGAACAAGCTGGTCTCCTTATTTGGGCCCAACACTGATGGGAAATACAGTTTTCTACCTTAAACTAAAGCTTTAAATAACCTTTATGTGGCAGTGTGAGGAAGATTCCTCAAGTGCAGTGCCTTGGCTCCCAGAGTACATCGTAGCAGATCTGTAGGGAAGAATGTTAAGGTTAGGACAAATATACAATGGCACTTTGCCCATAAGCTTTTACAGCTTTCTGTGGTCTTGGAGTCAGGGCACGTTGCACGCTAGGAATTGGACAACAGATATTCCAAAGACTTCAAAATAGCACAGAATTAGCTTGCATTTGTCCCAAGGCTGTGAGCTGTAAAGCAACATATGGGTAAGCGAGTGCATTGCTGAGAGGTCATAAGGAGGAAAGCTGTgttacagaagggaaaaaaaaaaacaaccaccaaaaccacaacaaaccacCAGAAAACCACAATGGATCACAGCAGATGTTTTCCTGTTGGTCTAAGTACAGACAACAGGTActgattaatttgtttttaaggaatGGGGTTGCCTCTGGATTGGCTTTTCTGCTCAGTAACTCTGCTTAACCAAATAGACCTTATAAGTTACTGTGAGAAGCTCAACTTATCACTGCCTCCATTTCTAGtgtttttctaaatggaaaatgtaatttgCTGTGGTTCCAAGACAGCACCTCTCACTAGTGCTAAACTCAGTCTCCCATGTCCTCCTTCCtatctcctttcccttccagtCTGTCCCCAACTCATCCCCCTAGCTGTGCCACATATAGTCTTTATATGTAGCACTGTCTTTGTGGGAGACCTTTGTCCTTTCTAGTCACTCATTGGCTCTTGTCCAGTTATCTCTGTAGTCCATTAACCGTGCCCGTTAGTGCAACAGCTAAAAATGCTGCTGACAGTACTGATAGCCTGGATTCTGCTCTGGGATCTTTCCCATTCCCACAAATGTACTTTTGCTTTCCCATCCTCCATCTGGCAGTATGCCCTTGTTATCTGTTCAGCTAGCTAATGCACACATGTTCGTTACTCTCCAGCAACCCCGTACATTAGGACATAAACACAGAGGCTCCATGCGCTTGCTTATGAGCAATATGTATACAAACAGGCCTCCTTATATCATCGATGTTCCTTGTAATGCCCACAAACTTCTGATATCGTCTGCAGTACAGCAGCAATGCAATGCATTGGCCTTTGCAGCCATATCCCTTTCTACTAAGGGGAACAGGTTGTGCTGGGGAATAAATTCTTTGGGTATTTAAAACTCGAAATAACACTTTGGAAATGTTGCTTTTGCCTGGTACATTCCTAGTATTTAGTGAAGGTGAATTCCCGCTAAACTCACAGATTGCACTTTTTCTAGACTCTATTTTAAGACCTCCATTACTATGGCACTGGAGTACTAGGACAACAGCTGAGTTAAATAGATTAGATGGTGCTATGATGGGTTGGTTTCAAcagtcttgtttttttttccccagagcaaAACTTGACTTGATCCCTTGTGAGCTGTTTAAGGTTGCTGTTCCATGTCGGCATCTGCATTGCCTGAGAGAGAGCGCAATACGTAGAACCTTTCTTTCTAAGAGACTAGAAGTCTTCATCTCTAGTGTTGACTGATGAGATCAATCACAGATTTAATAGTATCTATGTATTCTCATTCAGTGGTAATGGAAGGGGGAAGAACTGTAAATGCAGCTGTGGAGGAGAGACAAATCTAAAAATAATATGGATAAAGAGCCAAGACTGTCAAACACACTTTAGAGAGATActaacagaaaattaagtaggagtgacaaataaaaatgactttGTTGAAGTGAGATATAACTTACTTCCTCAGGTGATCCTCAGAAGCAAAAGGAGGCAGAACTTCAACACCGGGAACTTTCTTCCCAAGTGGGAGGATGCAATGACTTTGCAACcctcttaaatatttttgaacagTGCAAAGCAAGGTATAAAATGATTCCTTACAGTAAGTGGTTTTGCATTGCTCATAAGTCCCTGCTGATGatggtttttaaatatatatgcacatgtATGTACTCATACCTAACTGCAGATTTATTCCTTATTGTGATCTGAAATTTCTATCAAGACACCTATTATTTAAGCTAACAAAGTATCTGGCTGTGTAGGTTGCCTTCTTTGTACGACCATAACAAAAAATAGAGGCAATTTTCTGCCTTTGGCTTACAAAGGGCTTCTTTATAATGCAAGTATTTCTGTTCTCAGCAAGTCTCCTTCAGCGTGGTGCCAGAAATACTGGATCCATTGGAGagctttaaaatctgcttttagtGTGGAAAAACAACTTCGGGAAATAATCAGTAAACTGAAACaggtaaaaaaatacaatttttatatatggTTGAGTTATATAAGTTTATATTTAAGATATGTACTGGACTACTGAGCCTTTGCCAgatggctgctgcttttctccagtaGAAACTAATccacttaaatatttattagagCATCCTTGCTGTAGCTTGTGTAACTAACAGGTATGATAGTGGTAACAAGCAAGGAGGAGggttttcctccttcccttatGGTTTCTTTAGGGTGGGAAACCCAGAGTTTAAAATCCACGAGATGGAGGGGGTATAACCACTTTTTCTGTAGGAAAGATCCTGATTcatgttggttttgctttacaaAGCTGCCAGACTTCCCAAAAGAGACATTTGAAGGCTCCAGAACTGAAATCCTAAGAAGATGTCTATGTGCAGGATACTTTATCAATGTAGCTAGGAGGTAAGTAATAAAGTTTGGAGAATTGAATGGAGAAGATATTATGCATATTCTTTAAAGGCGTAGCTGCATATTGAAACAGAGTAGTAAGGCTGTATATTGTTAAAAGTAGCAATTGCGACTGAAGGTGGTGTTTCTGTTCAGGGCTGGACGCCTGGTGGGCGCTCTGCTTTTGACTCTTGCTACATTCCTGGGCAAGTTGCTTACATCCTTGGAAGAGCAGTTATTCTATCTGTGAAATGAACTTGCAAGCTGATGAGTAGTTCCAGCTATTAAACTAAGGGGCTTGGAAATGTCCAAGTATCATGGCTGTCAAAGACTTCAATCTCAAACCCTGTTTATTATTGTGGTGTTATATCTGCAGTGTTACTGTGGTAAATTGGACAGATATATTTTattcctctctgtttttttaaCACTGTAATTCTGGAAGGATCTTCTCCTGCTTATATATTTGAGTATTTTCTTCTATGTCACTGCTGATCTGTTTCGTTTAGTGTTGCTGTCTAATTACAGCAAAGTTATGTTTCAttatatgtttttttcccaaacctTTCAGATCTGCAGCCAGGACATTCTGCACAATGGATGGACATGGCAGCATAGTCTATATCCATCCTTCATCTACAGTAAGTTACAAATTCTGTTAGTAAAGTAGCAAAGGGCCTATAATAGGAATAAGAGGCAGGTCCCTGTAgactcttcctcttctgtttgaTTTGTGCGAACTTATGGCCAGGAGAAGCACTGTTGCAGTGTTCATTTTGAGAGTAGGGAAGAGCCTCACTTCTTCAAATTTGGTAAATATTTGACCTATGAAACAAGTGTGACATAGACTGAGCTTTCTCTCTGGCTCTTTGAATTTTATGGAGAATTCTAAGCAAGTCAttatgcctcagtttccctgtctGAAAATTTAGGGTAACATCAGCTTTATCTCGTTGCATCCGAAGCATTGGAAAATATTCCAATGGAGGGTgctctagaaataaaaattcttttttatcagttctgaaataatattttaatttttcagctaTATGACCAGGAGACTCGCCTTGAGTGGATCATCTTCCATGATGTCACAGTGACATCCAAAATCTATGTCCGGACAGTGTGTCCTGTTCGCTATGAGTGGGTCAAAGACTTGTTGCCCAGATTACATCAAATTGATGCATATGAACTGAGCAGTGTGGCACGGGAAGAAGTAACCGAAGAGGAAATAACAAAGTGGAAACATAAGGAGGACCTTAAAAGGCAGTATGGTAAACGCATTACTCGTCTGTATCTGTGGCGTGTGtagttttcttcattgttttggACGTGTGTGTGTATTATGTCACTGAATGCATTCTGGACTAGTAGGTGTTAATCTGGATGTGCTTAACGTATCTGGTATGTGTAGTTCTAGCTGTTTTCTTATTGTGCTACAGCTCTGCAATCCTTATTTTTCAGCCTCGGCAGTGTATGTAGCAGTGTTTGCTTACTGGTTCTTGCCATGCTCCCCCCCTCTTTTGGTTTAATATAGCTGACAGGAGCAGTCCCCCCCTCTTTTGGTTTAATATAGCTGACAGGAGCAGAACTTTAACGCAGAgttgaataaaaacattttgaatctAACCGTTATATAAGTTTGCAAAGGATATCTAGCCACAGATACCCAAAATAACACTgtccagggagggggggggagagagagagaagtccTAAGGGCTgtgaggggagagaaaaaaaacccccaacaataacaaaaaaaaccaacccaggaaaccccaccacacaaaaaacagagcaaaaagtATCACATTTTGGTAAACGTCTCATTCTGACAATGACTTTAATGCCATATgtttaaatagttttaattaaaactggtGCCTGCTAACTGATCTGGCTGCTTGACATTCTTTGAATTCTTCTGTCAGCAGGTTTCATAAAGCAGCCAAGTATTGAAAGGGCCTCTTTACTGACCCTTCCAAAACATTAATATACAGTACAGGCACTGCAATATAGATTCTCTTTGGTTTccttaagaacagaaaaaaatgtagactCTTGTGCTCAGACCAGTGTCTTTGTCCTGCATTGTTGTATAAAACTAccattttaaatgataaaaacatGAATTGGATTTGGTTATATATTTGCTGGAAAGGATATTCGCGTTACTGGATAACACAGAGGAGCCTCATCTATTTATGTGAAGTCCAAGGAGCTGAGGTTTGTTCTCTTTGTCCCCCTTAAATTTCTTACTTCACCAGGCAATTGTAAATTAATTTGAGATTAATATTGACCTTACAGATGTTGTATTTCTCTGAGCTTCTTAAAAATAGGAGGCTGAAGAGCTGACGAAGGCTTAATTTGTGCCCAGTGGAAGGAAAGGCCGCAGCATGAGCTGAGTTATTATTTGACTCCAAGACAGAATAATTACAAATCTTCCAGGAGTGAATGCTTATTAAAGCTTCTTCCTCATATCAGAGAATCTGGTgcccagccccagagccccAGGAATGGGCTGCAGTAGCTGCTTCATTCACACAATCCTTAAGCTCTCAGAGTCtttgaatgattttttaattattattattattttaaattttattttaaactgaaaatacttcctgcttttctttccttctgggAGCAGCACTCCCAAGGTCTCAGCTTGGTGGGAGAATGTGCATTTCTAATGGTGTCTGATTTGGAGTATTGACTTTTCCCACTCCTTTATCTGTATGTTATCCTCCCTGTTCCTCCTGTCTCCGGAAATTTGTAAAGATAGGTTattctaagctttttttttcctgctcctaGTGCTGTCCCTCTCCTGCCTAAACCTGAGTTGGAGGTTGGGAAGAAGTGGGTGCATAGAACACAAGATGCATAGTATTTGTTACAATAAAAAGCATGATATGCGTTTGGGGACAAGATTAGCCCAGCTGCAAATATTGACATGGGAATTAAggcatgattttcttttttagtttttattttcctccctgctgtggTACAGTCTGTCCTCTGGAAGTCATTCAAATGACTGACTGggacttgaaaaatatttgagattctgttggggtttttggggtaTTTTACAAATCAGAATTGTAACgctgttttattttacatggaagagtatatttttcctctctctccttgcCCCCTAGAAGGAGTCACAGACAACtctgcaaagaagatggagagaaGGAATGATGATAAATCAATCCTGGATGCCCGAGCTCGCTATCTggagagaaagcagcaaagagCACAGGGTTTAAGTGGCCCATTGAAAGAAACGGGGTAATACGTGCTGCTGCTCTACTCCCACTACGAGGAAAGGCAGTTTGGTGCAGTTGTTCTGGGTATGTTTGCATAATGCAAAATGACTAACTGGAATGAAGGAAAACTTCTGCTTTGTGGTAAGTTGGAGGGCCGAGGCATACAAACGCAATCTTCCTTTGCTGTATCCAGCAAGGAAAAGTTACCAAGCTGAAATTTTGTTGCTACATGACACTGGCAACAATTTAGTGGCCTCAAATGCGGATGAGGACACAATACTGGGATGCCAATTCTGTGACATTTAGTTGGCTTAGAAAGGTCTCAGTGGCCTCAGTgccattattaataaaaatttcttaatggttgctttttaaaaggagtgGAACTGTCACTTTTTATCCATTTTACTTGGTATGATTGTGGCTATGCAGTCTTCATGCTGATGAGCTACTCAGGAAAATGTGTAAGAAGTTTTAATGATGGAACCGTCAGGATCAAAATTCAAAAGGACATTTGCCACTTGCGTTCTCGGTTGCAGATAGCGTTGTTCCTGCTGTGTGTTCTGCCGTACCATGTACAGTGGTGGTTCTGGGTGAAGATGTCTTTATATGCAAAATactttgcatatattttcacGTTCTTGCTAACTGCAGAATTTTTGTCAGGGATGACTTAGCACTGTGTGGTTTCCATTTGGCAAAAAACTCCCCCAGCAGTCAATCCAGTGCTCAGCCAGGTTATGTCCTGCAGTCCCTCAGCTGGCCTGCTGCCTAGTGGGCTGTTTTACTGAATTTGGtgactgttatttttaaaatgtatggaTTTTGGTCTGAAGAATGACTGTTTCAAATATGTGAAAAGAATACACAAGGAAATACTAGCTTTTTCCTCAATTCAGgtatataaaaagcaaagcGC of Grus americana isolate bGruAme1 chromosome 19, bGruAme1.mat, whole genome shotgun sequence contains these proteins:
- the DHX40 gene encoding probable ATP-dependent RNA helicase DHX40 isoform X2, translated to MEGAALPIRRHRRALVEAVRERPFLIVTGETGSGKSTQLPKYLFEAGLAKHGAIGVTQPRRVATISVAQRVAEEMGCSLGSVVGYQVRFDDCTAEDTAIKYMTDGCLLRQILADPLLSKYSIIVLDEAHERSLSTDILFGLLKKLFLQKKPPNRKTPMKVVVMSATLEVDKLSEFFGHCSVLHIPGRSYPVKEIFCNLLSPRDVGSSAYVTEAVKVTLDIHLNEPEGDILVFLTGQIEIERACDLLFKKAESIDYRYEVHDRSVEGLLILPLYGSMSTDQQKSIFLPAPRGIRKCVVSTNIAATSLTIEGVRYVVDSGFVKQLNHNPRVGLDILEVVPISKSEAKQRAGRAGRTSSGKSYRLYSREFWEQCMPDHTVPEIKRTSLTSVILTLKCLSVHDVIRFPYLDCPEERHILEALKELYQCDAIDRRGHVTRLGEFLVQFPLPPNLTCAVIKAASLDCEDLLLPIAAMLSVENVFIRPGDPQKQKEAELQHRELSSQVGGCNDFATLLNIFEQCKASKSPSAWCQKYWIHWRALKSAFSVEKQLREIISKLKQLPDFPKETFEGSRTEILRRCLCAGYFINVARRSAARTFCTMDGHGSIVYIHPSSTLYDQETRLEWIIFHDVTVTSKIYVRTVCPVRYEWVKDLLPRLHQIDAYELSSVAREEVTEEEITKWKHKEDLKRQYGVTDNSAKKMERRNDDKSILDARARYLERKQQRAQGLSGPLKETG
- the DHX40 gene encoding probable ATP-dependent RNA helicase DHX40 isoform X1; translation: MEGAALPIRRHRRALVEAVRERPFLIVTGETGSGKSTQLPKYLFEAGLAKHGAIGVTQPRRVATISVAQRVAEEMGCSLGSVVGYQVRFDDCTAEDTAIKYMTDGCLLRQILADPLLSKYSIIVLDEAHERSLSTDILFGLLKKLFLQKKPPNRKTPMKVVVMSATLEVDKLSEFFGHCSVLHIPGRSYPVKEIFCNLLSPRDVGSSAYVTEAVKVTLDIHLNEPEGDILVFLTGQIEIERACDLLFKKAESIDYRYEVHDRSVEGLLILPLYGSMSTDQQKSIFLPAPRGIRKCVVSTNIAATSLTIEGVRYVVDSGFVKQLNHNPRVGLDILEVVPISKSEAKQRAGRAGRTSSGKSYRLYSREFWEQCMPDHTVPEIKRTSLTSVILTLKCLSVHDVIRFPYLDCPEERHILEALKELYQCDAIDRRGHVTRLGEFLVQFPLPPNLTCAVIKAASLDCEDLLLPIAAMLSVENVFIRPGDPQKQKEAELQHRELSSQVGGCNDFATLLNIFEQCKASKSPSAWCQKYWIHWRALKSAFSVEKQLREIISKLKQLPDFPKETFEGSRTEILRRCLCAGYFINVARRSAARTFCTMDGHGSIVYIHPSSTLYDQETRLEWIIFHDVTVTSKIYVRTVCPVRYEWVKDLLPRLHQIDAYELSSVAREEVTEEEITKWKHKEDLKRQYEGVTDNSAKKMERRNDDKSILDARARYLERKQQRAQGLSGPLKETG
- the DHX40 gene encoding probable ATP-dependent RNA helicase DHX40 isoform X3, with the protein product MGCSLGSVVGYQVRFDDCTAEDTAIKYMTDGCLLRQILADPLLSKYSIIVLDEAHERSLSTDILFGLLKKLFLQKKPPNRKTPMKVVVMSATLEVDKLSEFFGHCSVLHIPGRSYPVKEIFCNLLSPRDVGSSAYVTEAVKVTLDIHLNEPEGDILVFLTGQIEIERACDLLFKKAESIDYRYEVHDRSVEGLLILPLYGSMSTDQQKSIFLPAPRGIRKCVVSTNIAATSLTIEGVRYVVDSGFVKQLNHNPRVGLDILEVVPISKSEAKQRAGRAGRTSSGKSYRLYSREFWEQCMPDHTVPEIKRTSLTSVILTLKCLSVHDVIRFPYLDCPEERHILEALKELYQCDAIDRRGHVTRLGEFLVQFPLPPNLTCAVIKAASLDCEDLLLPIAAMLSVENVFIRPGDPQKQKEAELQHRELSSQVGGCNDFATLLNIFEQCKASKSPSAWCQKYWIHWRALKSAFSVEKQLREIISKLKQLPDFPKETFEGSRTEILRRCLCAGYFINVARRSAARTFCTMDGHGSIVYIHPSSTLYDQETRLEWIIFHDVTVTSKIYVRTVCPVRYEWVKDLLPRLHQIDAYELSSVAREEVTEEEITKWKHKEDLKRQYEGVTDNSAKKMERRNDDKSILDARARYLERKQQRAQGLSGPLKETG